Part of the Pseudomonas sp. M30-35 genome is shown below.
TGGGGACATGAGCAAAGCGATTGCGATAAGCCAGCCGGTGATAATTGATGTACCAGTTGGGGATGCTGTAATAGCCCCACAACAACACGCGGTCCAAGGCGCGGGTTGCTGCGACTTGTTCGTCGCGGGTTTGCGCTGAAAGCAGCTTTTCAACCATGGCATCAACCACGGGACTGTCGATACCAGCATAATTCTTGCCACCTTTGACTTTGCCTTGGCTGGAATGGAAATAGAGCGACTGCTCAAGCCCCGGGCTGAGTGTTTGCGGAAGTGTCAGGGAAATCATGTCAAAGTCGAATTGATCCAATCGCTGCTTGTATTGGGCGCGGTCGACGGTGCGTAGATTCGCTTGAATCCCGAGCATTGCCAGGTTTCTGGTAAATGGCTCATAGATACGTTCCAGACCAGAGTTGACCAGCAGTAACTCAAACTGGAACTGTTCACCTTTACTGTTGACCAGACCATTTTCCGAAGCCTTCCAGCCAGCGTCGGCAAATAGACTCAGGGCGCGGCGTAAGGTTTCCCGCGGAATACCGTGACCTTGGGTTTTGGGCACCACAAAGGGTTCGGTAAACAGCTTTTTCGGCAGCTTATCGCGGTAGGTCGAGAGCAGCAGCCACTCCGCGCCTACAGGCTTGCCGGTCGCAGAGAACTCACTGTTCGGGTAGTAGCTGCTGGCGCGGGTGTAGGAGCCGTTGAACAGGGTGCGATTGGTCCACTCGAAGTCAAACATCAGCCCCAGCGCTTCGCGGACTTTGGCGTCGGCGAACAGTGGACGCCGCGAATTCATAAACAGCGCTTGGGTCTGGGTTGGGATTTTGTGCGGAATTTCTGCACGAATAACATCGCCATGCTGCACGGCAGGGAAGTTGTAGCTGTTCGCCCAGTTTTTAGCCTGCTGTTCGATGTAAAAATCAAACTCGCCCGCTTTGAATGCCTCAAAGGCGACATTGCTGTCACGATAAAAGTCGACTCGAACCTTATTGAAATTGTACTTGCCGCGGTTGACGGCCAAGTCTTTGCCCCACCAGTCTTTCACGCGCTCAAAGGTCAGGCTGCGCCCCGGACTCACTTTGCTGATTTTGTAGGGGCCACTGCCCAGCGGAGGATCATAAGTGGTGGCCGTAAAGTCTCGGTCCTTCCAGTAGTGCTGCGGCAATACCGGCAACTCGCCCAAGCGTAGTATCAATAAAGGATTACCCGCGCGCTTGAACACGAAACGGATGCGGTGGCGATTGAGAATATCGACACGCTTCACTTCCTGCAGATTGGTGCGGTATTGCGGGTGGCCTTCCTTGAGCAGGATGCGATAGGAGAAGGCAACGTCATAGGCGGTAATCGGCTTGCCGTCGTGGAATTTGGCGTTCTTACGCAGGTTGAAGACCACCCAGCTGCGATCTTCGCTGTATTCGACCGTCTCGGCGATCAAGCCATAGCTCGATGCGGGCTCATCCCCTGAAGGGTCATAAGCACCGGTGCCAACCATCAACGGCTCGTTCATCTCGTTGACGCCGTACTGCAAGAAGTTTGCAGTCGAGATCGGACTGGAACCCTTGAATGTATAAGGGTTGAGTGTGTCGAAGGTGCCTGAGGCCATCATGCGCATGGTGCCTTGCTTTGGCGCATCAGGATTCACCCAATCGAAATGGGTGAAGCTAGCTGAGTACTTGAGTGCACCAAATTGAGCGTAGCCATGACTTTTGATGATGGTTGCCCCAGCGGGGAAACACACAACAAGGCTGACCAGTAATGGGATGAGGCGACGTATCAAGTGATATATCCGATCCGTGGCGGCTATGGGCATCTTGCCCGGTACAGTAACAGCTTGTATCGACAGGAAAAAGACTAGGTTCTTGAGTGTCCTGTAAGCGTACTGTTATTAAAAATGAATCTTGCCCATGACAGGTATCGGGCGCCGCTCAGGAACGCTGTTACGGCCGCATAACCTATACCCGCACGGACTCAATGTGCAAAATTTCGACTTACTTTCGCGCGGCTAATTTTTTACCGGTGATTAGCGTCATTTGTCGTTGCTGCGGTCACAGGGTAACGTTAGGGAGCGCTTTGTACGCAGGTCGTGTGTCTTTAGACGCGAAGCCTACACGACCAAGCGGGTGCTTGGTCGTTTTCAGATTGTTAGCGAGGCAAGCGCAGGGTCAAGGTTTGGCCGGGGCGCAATGCGCTGCCGGTACGTGGATTCCACGTCCTGAGGTGTTTGACCGGTACTTTGAAGCGCTGCGCGATCATCGATAATGAGTCACCCTTACGCACTTTGTAGTAAGTAACAGTATTTTGCTTGCGACTAACCGGTGAGCCAGCGCTAGGCGTACCTGCAAGCGCCAGGGTTTGACCAATTTTCAGCGAGTTGCCGCTGAGTTTGTTCCAGCGTTTGACTTGATTGACTGAGACCTTGTTGGCTTTGGCGATCGACCAGAGGTTGTCGCCTGCCTTGACTCGATAGCTGCGTGGCGTCGTGGCCCGGGCACTGGCAATCTGTTGGCCAGAGTCAATCTTCACACCCGCGCGCATTGGCAGGCTAAGAGTCTGGCCAACGCGTAGGCTGTTGCTGGTTAGCTTGTTCAGCTCACGGATGCCGTTGACGCTGGTGTTATAGCGACTCGCGATACCGCTCAGCGTGTCACCGCGGCGAACCTTGTATTCCTGCCAGCTGATCATGTCCTGGGGCTTCATGGTCGACAAGCTAGCAGTGAATTTTTCGGCTTTATCGATGGGCACCAATAAGCTCGGTGGGCCGTCCATGGTGATGCGCCGCTTGAAGGCTGGATTGAGCTGATACAGCTCATCCTCGTCAAGGTCCATCATTTCAGCGATCTTCGACAGATCCATGTTCTGTTTTAGCGCAACTTGCTCGAAGTAGGGTTGGTTTGCAACCGGGCTGAGACTGACGCCATAGGCTTTCGGGGTCATTACGACCTGCGAAAGGGCAAGTAGCTTAGGCACATAGTTCTGGGTTTCAGTGGGTAGCGAGAGGTTCCAGTAGTCAGTTGGCAGGCCAAGTTTCTGGTTACGCTCAATCGCTCTGCTGACCCGGCCTTCGCCTGCGTTGTACGCCGCGAGTGCGAGTAGCCAGTCACCGTTGAACATGTCATGCAGACGCGTCAGGTAATTCATCGCTGCATTGGTCGAAGCCGTGACATCGCGGCGGCCGTCATACCAACTGGTTTGACGAAGGTTGAAGTGTTTGCCGGTGGCTGGCATGAATTGCCATAAACCTACTGCCTTCGCATGAGAAAGAGCGAGTGGGTTGTAGGCGCTTTCAATCATCGGTAGCAATGCCAGTTCGGTCGGCATATTGCGCTCTTCGAGCTGCTCTACGATGTAATGAATGTAGGGGCTGCTGCGTTCGCTGGCGTTTTCGATGAAGGAGGGGTTGCTTACAAACCAAAGGCGCTGCTGTTCGATGCGTGGATTGATACCAATGATATCTTGCATCTGATAGCCGTCGCGTACACGTTCCCAGATGTCAGTGGCCACGTATTCTTTGGTCTGTGTATTGAGCCACACAGGTTCTGGTTTGTGACGTTGAGTTAAGGTCAATTCGTCACTGACTTCTGGCGCAGTTTGGCAGCCAGCCAGGGTTGCACAAAACACCACCACGAGCGCTTGAGCGTTTTGTGCTAATGCCTTTGAATTCAAGGGGTTATGTGGTGATAGAAGCATTGGCGGCGGTGGTTTTCCAGATGCAAAGATCGGGCGATTCTAGAAACCGTTTCCGCGCTGGTCAAGTTTTGACCAGCGTTTTGTGGGTGTGTCGACTTTTTAGAAGTTATCTTTCCAGGCACGAAGCTCTGCAAATGCCTGCACCGGGGAGCGTTCATGGGTGCCGCTCCGCTCGTCTAATTTCTGCAAAATGCTGGGTTTATCTGTGCGCAAAAAAGGGTTGGTTGCCAGCTCCAGTTCTAGACTGGAAGGTAGGCTTATCTGATCGTTCTGGCGCCATTGCGTGACATTGCTGATGCGCTGGGCAATATCGTCATTGTCAGGTTCCGCGGCCAAAGCAAAGCGCAGATTGCTCAGCGTATATTCGTGGGTGCAGTAGACTGCGGTAGAAGCGGGCAGGGCTGCCAGCCGGGTTAAGGAGTCATGCATCTGTTCAGGGGTTCCTTCAAACAAACGACCGCAACCCGCTGCGAACAACGTATCACCGCAGAACAGCCAATTATTCTCGGCCTGGTAATAAGCGATATGCCCCAGTGTGTGGCCTGGGACCTCAATAATCCGTAAGGTCTGTCCAAGCACTTGAATTTCATCGCCTTCGCTTAACGCCACGTCGCGGGCTGGGATTTTTTCATTGGCAGGGCCGGTCACGCGGGCCCCGGTGGCTGCTTTTAACTGCTCGACACCGCCAACATGATCAAAGTGATGATGGGTGACCAGGATGTCGGTTAGTTTCCAGTCTGGGTGACTGCTCAGCCACTTTTCAACGGGAGCTGCATCGCCTGGGTCCACTACCGCGCAATGGCGTAACGCGGGATCTTGTAACAACCAGATATAGTTGTCAGAGAATGCAGGTAGGGCTTCGATGTTTATCATGGTCGTCATTCGCCAAGGTTTAAACAAAAGTGCATCTTAGGCCTCACAGAGGTTAAGGGCTACGCAGGAACCGATTAATGTCAGATCAGCATCGCTCAGAAACGCCGTTTGCCGACGCCGATGCACAATGGTTGAATTTGATTGCCAGTGCTCGGGAATGGTTTCAAGGGCCTTATGGGCAACTACTGCTTGAAAGTGAGCAGCCCTTGCTTGAAGAGGAGCTTGCGCGCTTCTTCGGCAGCTATATGTTGCACTACGGACCCTTTGCAGGCGAGGTGCCTAACGCTGCACAAGTTCAGCATAGTGTGCGTGTCGGCGCACCCTTTGCCGGGGTTGATATCGCCTGCGAAGAACAGGCTTGGCCAATGACCGAACATGCGGCTGATGTGGTGCTGTTACAACATGGCTTGGATTTCAGTCTGTCACCTCACGGGTTGTTGCGTGAGGCGGCGCACAGCGTTAGGCCCGGTGGGCATTTGCTGGTCGTCGGAATTAACCCGGCAAGCTGCTGGGGGCTGCGCCATGTGTTGGCTCGTGATGCCTTGCATCAGGCGCGCTGTATCTCCGCCAATCGGGTATGTGACTGGCTGCATCTGCTCGGTTTTGCGCTGGAGAAACGCCGCTTCGGGTGCTATCGTCCGCCGCTTGCTTCGCGTGCCTGGCAGGCGCGATTGACCCCATTGGAATCATGGGGTGGCGCTTGGCATGCTCCTGGTGGTGGTTTCTATCTATTGGTGGCGCGCAAGTTGGTCGTGGGTTTGCGGCCACTGCGTCAGTCCCGTCGTGAGCCGATGGGCGCAATGGTGCCGATGCCGGTGGCAAAGGTCAGTCGCCGTGATTCCGACAAGCCCTAGTACATAAGGCAGGCACGCTCGCCTGTTTGATTTAATTATTGAGAGAAATGCTCTGCATGTCAGAACAAGTTGAAATCTATACCGATGGCGCGTGCAAGGGTAACCCTGGCGTAGGTGGTTGGGGCGCTTTGCTGGTGTTTAAAGGTGTCGAGAAAGAGTTGTGGGGTGGCGAGGCCGAGACCACCAACAACCGCATGGAACTGACCGCGGCAATTCGTGCGCTGGCTGAACTCAAGCGCGAGTGCGATGTACGTCTGGTGACGGACTCGCAATATGTCATGCAAGGTATTCAAGACTGGATGCCGAACTGGAAAAAACGCGGCTGGAAGACTGCTGCCAAGCAGCCAGTTAAGAACGCAGATCTATGGCAACAGCTAGACGAGCAGGTTAATCGGCACAAAGTGACGTGGCAGTGGGTGCGCGGCCATACCGGCCATCCCGGCAATGAGCGCGCCGACCAACTGGCTAATCGTGGGGTTGATGACGTCAGGGCTTTGAAGCACGCCTAGTTTCACCACCGCTGCCTGGCGGTGGTGAAGGGTGACGGAGTCAGAATGTCATTTCCGGCACGTGCTC
Proteins encoded:
- a CDS encoding LysM peptidoglycan-binding domain-containing protein, yielding MLLSPHNPLNSKALAQNAQALVVVFCATLAGCQTAPEVSDELTLTQRHKPEPVWLNTQTKEYVATDIWERVRDGYQMQDIIGINPRIEQQRLWFVSNPSFIENASERSSPYIHYIVEQLEERNMPTELALLPMIESAYNPLALSHAKAVGLWQFMPATGKHFNLRQTSWYDGRRDVTASTNAAMNYLTRLHDMFNGDWLLALAAYNAGEGRVSRAIERNQKLGLPTDYWNLSLPTETQNYVPKLLALSQVVMTPKAYGVSLSPVANQPYFEQVALKQNMDLSKIAEMMDLDEDELYQLNPAFKRRITMDGPPSLLVPIDKAEKFTASLSTMKPQDMISWQEYKVRRGDTLSGIASRYNTSVNGIRELNKLTSNSLRVGQTLSLPMRAGVKIDSGQQIASARATTPRSYRVKAGDNLWSIAKANKVSVNQVKRWNKLSGNSLKIGQTLALAGTPSAGSPVSRKQNTVTYYKVRKGDSLSMIAQRFKVPVKHLRTWNPRTGSALRPGQTLTLRLPR
- the gloB gene encoding hydroxyacylglutathione hydrolase is translated as MINIEALPAFSDNYIWLLQDPALRHCAVVDPGDAAPVEKWLSSHPDWKLTDILVTHHHFDHVGGVEQLKAATGARVTGPANEKIPARDVALSEGDEIQVLGQTLRIIEVPGHTLGHIAYYQAENNWLFCGDTLFAAGCGRLFEGTPEQMHDSLTRLAALPASTAVYCTHEYTLSNLRFALAAEPDNDDIAQRISNVTQWRQNDQISLPSSLELELATNPFLRTDKPSILQKLDERSGTHERSPVQAFAELRAWKDNF
- a CDS encoding extracellular solute-binding protein, encoding MRRLIPLLVSLVVCFPAGATIIKSHGYAQFGALKYSASFTHFDWVNPDAPKQGTMRMMASGTFDTLNPYTFKGSSPISTANFLQYGVNEMNEPLMVGTGAYDPSGDEPASSYGLIAETVEYSEDRSWVVFNLRKNAKFHDGKPITAYDVAFSYRILLKEGHPQYRTNLQEVKRVDILNRHRIRFVFKRAGNPLLILRLGELPVLPQHYWKDRDFTATTYDPPLGSGPYKISKVSPGRSLTFERVKDWWGKDLAVNRGKYNFNKVRVDFYRDSNVAFEAFKAGEFDFYIEQQAKNWANSYNFPAVQHGDVIRAEIPHKIPTQTQALFMNSRRPLFADAKVREALGLMFDFEWTNRTLFNGSYTRASSYYPNSEFSATGKPVGAEWLLLSTYRDKLPKKLFTEPFVVPKTQGHGIPRETLRRALSLFADAGWKASENGLVNSKGEQFQFELLLVNSGLERIYEPFTRNLAMLGIQANLRTVDRAQYKQRLDQFDFDMISLTLPQTLSPGLEQSLYFHSSQGKVKGGKNYAGIDSPVVDAMVEKLLSAQTRDEQVAATRALDRVLLWGYYSIPNWYINYHRLAYRNRFAHVPTPPYTLGLRTWWLKPTEKTQ
- the rnhA gene encoding ribonuclease HI, whose product is MSEQVEIYTDGACKGNPGVGGWGALLVFKGVEKELWGGEAETTNNRMELTAAIRALAELKRECDVRLVTDSQYVMQGIQDWMPNWKKRGWKTAAKQPVKNADLWQQLDEQVNRHKVTWQWVRGHTGHPGNERADQLANRGVDDVRALKHA
- a CDS encoding SAM-dependent methyltransferase; protein product: MSDQHRSETPFADADAQWLNLIASAREWFQGPYGQLLLESEQPLLEEELARFFGSYMLHYGPFAGEVPNAAQVQHSVRVGAPFAGVDIACEEQAWPMTEHAADVVLLQHGLDFSLSPHGLLREAAHSVRPGGHLLVVGINPASCWGLRHVLARDALHQARCISANRVCDWLHLLGFALEKRRFGCYRPPLASRAWQARLTPLESWGGAWHAPGGGFYLLVARKLVVGLRPLRQSRREPMGAMVPMPVAKVSRRDSDKP